The stretch of DNA TTGGATAATCCAGGATAATTATTCTTGGAACATTTGGAACTCTGAGTTTTATGAGGAGGAAGAAGGATTCGTAGAAGGTAAACAAGTATTATCCTTACATAATCGTATTGAGAGAAATCGTAAGGTTGTAGATTTATTAAAAGCTAATAGACAAAAAAGACCCTAATTTAAAATGCGAAATATGTAATTTTTCTTTCATTGAAAAATATGGTGATTGGGGTGAAGGCTATATCGAGGTACATCATATTAAGCCGTTGTCGACAATAAAGGAAGAAACAAAAACTAAAATTGAAGATTTAATTTTAGTATGTTCAAATTGTCATAGAATGTTACATAGAATTAGACCGTGGAAAGATAGCCTAAATATTATTAGGAAATCTATTCGTAGAAGAGCCGATTCCTTCACCTAACTGCGAGTATCCACTGCGGCGACTCACTAAGCTCGGATGATGTGAGTCACCTTGCTCCAAGCCGACTTAACTGTTGCAG from Leptospiraceae bacterium encodes:
- a CDS encoding HNH endonuclease gives rise to the protein MDKKDPNLKCEICNFSFIEKYGDWGEGYIEVHHIKPLSTIKEETKTKIEDLILVCSNCHRMLHRIRPWKDSLNIIRKSIRRRADSFT